A single Loxodonta africana isolate mLoxAfr1 chromosome 12, mLoxAfr1.hap2, whole genome shotgun sequence DNA region contains:
- the AP5Z1 gene encoding AP-5 complex subunit zeta-1 isoform X8, whose protein sequence is MFTPAAESLLRQAREIQDEELSRFCSRVVKLLQKDPGAEAVDALRRLFLIVSATKYGRKLEKPCVDLLQATICSPACPEQLQLLCAAILREMAPSEGLNLSCDHIQKSRTLSLAASVLLAQGDRQDEVRSVGQRALHLLEARQTEGPGPRALLPVVSKVVSLAPGTLPEAQADMLHRRLVDWLRYASVQQGVAQPSRGFFSAPRTRQPGPVTEVDGAVATDFFTVLSTGQHFTEDQRLNVHAFSMLRTWLLFSGPASRDASDADDRSELEGSTLSVLSATSATASHLLPPQQQLRAGAFEYCQRLLEQSTRRALRKGDSDLQKACLVEAVLLLDVLCRQEPSFLYRALSCLKALLGRLCGDPAQARTLLPIARFLLSHGEAAAVDSEAVCQHLFTSVLADLFPNPMLAFEFAQFCRDSLHLFNPDQGTFKLSFPNLFKLLAWHSPALTSEFVVLLPALVDASTAVEMLHTLLDLPCLTAALGLQLSRSSPTASERPLWDVSLRPTSCLEGFRDPEFQGLFQYLLRSKAGGATKRLAPLHHLLQPMASCARVVQCAQAVPTLLQVFFAAVTQGTPATILAPACSEDQTRFTTEGATDPQPMPGGQRGPKRPVSTGASGEEQLPVPGAAVRGPGAQNLPGRPILEAVCLLKA, encoded by the exons ATGTTCACGCCCGCGGCGGAGAGTCTGCTCCGCCAGGCCAG GGAGATTCAGGACGAGGAGCTGAGCAGGTTCTGCTCCCGGGTGGTGAAGCTGCTGCAGAAGGATCCTGGGGCCGAGGCTGTCGATGCCCTCCGGAGGCTTTTTCTCATCGTCTCAGCCACAAAATATGGCAGGAA GCTAGAGAAGCCCTGCGTGGACCTGTTGCAGGCCACCATCTGCTCACCCGCGTGCCCTGAGCAGCTCCAGCTCCTCTGTGCCGCCATCTTGCGGGAGATGGCCCCATCCGAGGGCCTCAACCTGTCCTGTGACCACATTCAGAAGAGCCGCACACTGAGCCTGGCGGCCTCTGTGCTTCTGGCCCAG GGCGACAGGCAAGACGAGGTCCGCAGCGTGGGGCAGCGAGCCCTGCACCTCCTGGAGGCTCGGCAGACCGAGGGACCCGGTCCGCGGGCCCTCCTCCCCGTGGTGTCGAAAGTGGTCAGCCTTGCACCGGGCACCCTGCCCGAAG CCCAGGCCGACATGCTGCACAGGAGGCTGGTGGACTGGCTGCGCTACGCCAGCGTCCAGCAGGGGGTGGCACAGCCCTCCAGGGGCTTCTTCTCTGCTCCTCGAACAAGGCAG CCCGGGCCTGTCACCGAGGTAGACGGAGCGGTGGCCACCGACTTCTTCACAGTGCTCTCCACGGGCCAGCACTTCACAGAGGACCAGCGGCTGAACGTGCACGCCTTCTCCATGCTGCGCACCTGGCTGCTGTTCAGTGGCCCTGCCAGCAGAGATGCTAGCGATGCAG ATGACAGGTCAGAGCTGGAAGGCTCTACCCTGTCTGTGCTCTCGGCCACCAGCGCCACCGCCAGCCACCTGCTTCCCCCCCAGCAGCAGCTGCGGGCCGGGGCCTTCGAGTACTGCCAGCGCCTCCTGGAGCAGAGCACTCGGC GAGCCCTGCGGAAAGGGGACTCAGACCTGCAAAAGGCT TGCCTGGTGGAGGCCGTGCTGTTGCTGGACGTGTTGTGCAGGCAGGAGCCATCCTTCCTGTACCGTGCCCTGTCCTGCCTCAAGGCCCTGCTTGGGCGTCTGTGCGGGGACCCGGCCCAAGCCCGCACCTTGCTGCCCATAGCCCGCTTCCTGCTGAGCCACG GAGAGGCGGCCGCGGTGGACTCGGAGGCTGTCTGCCAGCACCTGTTCACCAGCGTCCTGGCTGATCTCTTCCCCAACCCCATGCTGGCCTTCGAGTTTGCCCAGTTCTGCAGGGACAGCCTTCACCTCTTCAACCCAGACCAGGGCACCTTCAAGCTCAGCTTCCCGAACCTCTTCAAG CTCCTGGCCTGGCACAGCCCGGCCCTCACCTCAGAGTTCGTGGTGTTGCTCCCGGCGCTGGTTGACGCCAGCACCGCCGTGGAGATGCTCCACACCCTGCTGGACCTACCATGTCTGACTGCCGCTCTGGGTCTGCAGCTCAG CAGGTCATCGCCAACAGCATCAGAGCGACCGCTCTGGGATGTCTCCCTCCGGCCCACCAGCTGCCTGGAGGGCTTCCGGGACCCTGAGTTCCAGGGTCTCTTCCAGTACCTGCTGCGCAGCAAGGCGGGGGGCGCCACAAAGAG GCTGGCTCCACTTCACCACCTGCTGCAGCCCATGGCTAGCTGTGCCCGTGTGGTCCAGTGCGCTCAGGCCGTGCCTACCCTTCTTCAGGTGTTCTTTGCCGCAGTGACCCAG GGAACACCTGCCACAATCCTGGCCCCCGCCTGCTCTGAGGATCAGACGAGATTCACCACAGAAGGGGCTACAGACCCCCAGCCCATGCCAG GTGGCCAGCGGGGACCTAAGCGCCCAGTTAGCACTGGTGCTTCTGGAGAGGAGCAACTCCCTGTTCCAGGTGCCGCAGTACGAGGCCCAGGTGCACAG AACCTTCCAGGACGTCCTATACTAGAGGCCGTTTGTTTGTTGAAGGCCTGA
- the AP5Z1 gene encoding AP-5 complex subunit zeta-1 isoform X3: MFTPAAESLLRQAREIQDEELSRFCSRVVKLLQKDPGAEAVDALRRLFLIVSATKYGRKLEKPCVDLLQATICSPACPEQLQLLCAAILREMAPSEGLNLSCDHIQKSRTLSLAASVLLAQGDRQDEVRSVGQRALHLLEARQTEGPGPRALLPVVSKVVSLAPGTLPEAQADMLHRRLVDWLRYASVQQGVAQPSRGFFSAPRTRQPGPVTEVDGAVATDFFTVLSTGQHFTEDQRLNVHAFSMLRTWLLFSGPASRDASDADDRSELEGSTLSVLSATSATASHLLPPQQQLRAGAFEYCQRLLEQSTRRALRKGDSDLQKACLVEAVLLLDVLCRQEPSFLYRALSCLKALLGRLCGDPAQARTLLPIARFLLSHGEAAAVDSEAVCQHLFTSVLADLFPNPMLAFEFAQFCRDSLHLFNPDQGTFKLSFPNLFKLLAWHSPALTSEFVVLLPALVDASTAVEMLHTLLDLPCLTAALGLQLSRSSPTASERPLWDVSLRPTSCLEGFRDPEFQGLFQYLLRSKAGGATKRLAPLHHLLQPMASCARVVQCAQAVPTLLQVFFAAVTQVASGDLSAQLALVLLERSNSLFQVPQYEAQVHRVMSSQLLALCRLRPALVVELARDLLEFVGTVSGIRSRESMFTAVVWAIGEYLAVSYDRRCTVEQVNRFFEALEALLFEVTQSRRSATLPPYPPQVVTVLMTTLTKLASRSQDLIPRVSLLLSKLRALPQGPAMGSVPRDEDTDAIRMRATELTNLLKMPSVAQFVFTPGMEASTPRFHRDANTALPLALHTVSRLVDREAGLLPA, encoded by the exons ATGTTCACGCCCGCGGCGGAGAGTCTGCTCCGCCAGGCCAG GGAGATTCAGGACGAGGAGCTGAGCAGGTTCTGCTCCCGGGTGGTGAAGCTGCTGCAGAAGGATCCTGGGGCCGAGGCTGTCGATGCCCTCCGGAGGCTTTTTCTCATCGTCTCAGCCACAAAATATGGCAGGAA GCTAGAGAAGCCCTGCGTGGACCTGTTGCAGGCCACCATCTGCTCACCCGCGTGCCCTGAGCAGCTCCAGCTCCTCTGTGCCGCCATCTTGCGGGAGATGGCCCCATCCGAGGGCCTCAACCTGTCCTGTGACCACATTCAGAAGAGCCGCACACTGAGCCTGGCGGCCTCTGTGCTTCTGGCCCAG GGCGACAGGCAAGACGAGGTCCGCAGCGTGGGGCAGCGAGCCCTGCACCTCCTGGAGGCTCGGCAGACCGAGGGACCCGGTCCGCGGGCCCTCCTCCCCGTGGTGTCGAAAGTGGTCAGCCTTGCACCGGGCACCCTGCCCGAAG CCCAGGCCGACATGCTGCACAGGAGGCTGGTGGACTGGCTGCGCTACGCCAGCGTCCAGCAGGGGGTGGCACAGCCCTCCAGGGGCTTCTTCTCTGCTCCTCGAACAAGGCAG CCCGGGCCTGTCACCGAGGTAGACGGAGCGGTGGCCACCGACTTCTTCACAGTGCTCTCCACGGGCCAGCACTTCACAGAGGACCAGCGGCTGAACGTGCACGCCTTCTCCATGCTGCGCACCTGGCTGCTGTTCAGTGGCCCTGCCAGCAGAGATGCTAGCGATGCAG ATGACAGGTCAGAGCTGGAAGGCTCTACCCTGTCTGTGCTCTCGGCCACCAGCGCCACCGCCAGCCACCTGCTTCCCCCCCAGCAGCAGCTGCGGGCCGGGGCCTTCGAGTACTGCCAGCGCCTCCTGGAGCAGAGCACTCGGC GAGCCCTGCGGAAAGGGGACTCAGACCTGCAAAAGGCT TGCCTGGTGGAGGCCGTGCTGTTGCTGGACGTGTTGTGCAGGCAGGAGCCATCCTTCCTGTACCGTGCCCTGTCCTGCCTCAAGGCCCTGCTTGGGCGTCTGTGCGGGGACCCGGCCCAAGCCCGCACCTTGCTGCCCATAGCCCGCTTCCTGCTGAGCCACG GAGAGGCGGCCGCGGTGGACTCGGAGGCTGTCTGCCAGCACCTGTTCACCAGCGTCCTGGCTGATCTCTTCCCCAACCCCATGCTGGCCTTCGAGTTTGCCCAGTTCTGCAGGGACAGCCTTCACCTCTTCAACCCAGACCAGGGCACCTTCAAGCTCAGCTTCCCGAACCTCTTCAAG CTCCTGGCCTGGCACAGCCCGGCCCTCACCTCAGAGTTCGTGGTGTTGCTCCCGGCGCTGGTTGACGCCAGCACCGCCGTGGAGATGCTCCACACCCTGCTGGACCTACCATGTCTGACTGCCGCTCTGGGTCTGCAGCTCAG CAGGTCATCGCCAACAGCATCAGAGCGACCGCTCTGGGATGTCTCCCTCCGGCCCACCAGCTGCCTGGAGGGCTTCCGGGACCCTGAGTTCCAGGGTCTCTTCCAGTACCTGCTGCGCAGCAAGGCGGGGGGCGCCACAAAGAG GCTGGCTCCACTTCACCACCTGCTGCAGCCCATGGCTAGCTGTGCCCGTGTGGTCCAGTGCGCTCAGGCCGTGCCTACCCTTCTTCAGGTGTTCTTTGCCGCAGTGACCCAG GTGGCCAGCGGGGACCTAAGCGCCCAGTTAGCACTGGTGCTTCTGGAGAGGAGCAACTCCCTGTTCCAGGTGCCGCAGTACGAGGCCCAGGTGCACAG GGTGATGAGCTCGCAGCTCCTGGCGCTGTGCAGGCTGCGcccagccctggtggtggagctgGCCAGAGACCTGCTGGAGTTCGTGGGGACTGTGAGTGGCATCCGCAGCCGGGAGAGCATGTTCACAGCCGTG GTGTGGGCAATCGGCGAGTACCTGGCAGTGTCATATGACAGGCGCTGCACCGTGGAGCAGGTCAACAGGTTCTTTGAGGCCCTGGAGGCTCTTCTCTTTGAGGTCACCCAGTCCCGCCGCTCTGCCACCCTTCCCCCATATCCACCGCAAGTCGTCACCGTCCTCATGACCACACTGACCAAACTGGCATCTCGTAGCCAAGACTTGATCCCCAG GGTCTCTCTGCTCCTGTCCAAGCTGAGGGCCCTGCCCCAGGGTCCGGCCATGGGCTCTGTGCCCCGGGACGAGGACACAGATGCCATCCGCATGAGGGCCACAGAGCTGACCAACCTGCTCAAGATGCCCAGCGTGGCCCAGTTCGTGTTCACACCAGGCATGGAGGCCTCTACCCCACGTTTTCACCGTGATGCCAACACTGCCCTGCCCCTCGCCCTGCACACAGTCAGCCGGCTGGTGGACAGGGAGGCCGGCCTCCTGCCGGCGTGA
- the AP5Z1 gene encoding AP-5 complex subunit zeta-1 isoform X5, with protein sequence MFTPAAESLLRQAREIQDEELSRFCSRVVKLLQKDPGAEAVDALRRLFLIVSATKYGRKLEKPCVDLLQATICSPACPEQLQLLCAAILREMAPSEGLNLSCDHIQKSRTLSLAASVLLAQGDRQDEVRSVGQRALHLLEARQTEGPGPRALLPVVSKVVSLAPGTLPEAQADMLHRRLVDWLRYASVQQGVAQPSRGFFSAPRTRQPGPVTEVDGAVATDFFTVLSTGQHFTEDQRLNVHAFSMLRTWLLFSGPASRDASDADDRSELEGSTLSVLSATSATASHLLPPQQQLRAGAFEYCQRLLEQSTRRALRKGDSDLQKACLVEAVLLLDVLCRQEPSFLYRALSCLKALLGRLCGDPAQARTLLPIARFLLSHGEAAAVDSEAVCQHLFTSVLADLFPNPMLAFEFAQFCRDSLHLFNPDQGTFKLSFPNLFKLLAWHSPALTSEFVVLLPALVDASTAVEMLHTLLDLPCLTAALGLQLSRSSPTASERPLWDVSLRPTSCLEGFRDPEFQGLFQYLLRSKAGGATKRLAPLHHLLQPMASCARVVQCAQAVPTLLQVFFAAVTQGTPATILAPACSEDQTRFTTEGATDPQPMPGGQRGPKRPVSTGASGEEQLPVPGAAVRGPGAQVGPVCARRPSHPYTPPPTHAWTPQQAPHHTQASSFLHGSLQPVSRVEPPVSPHKVCFPLQAALETPDCATPTVIPRLPPGSLQDLLHSHSRMFCHPLLSQAYPPSALSSGSFSTEPSRTSYTRGRLFVEGLIHLACLCHS encoded by the exons ATGTTCACGCCCGCGGCGGAGAGTCTGCTCCGCCAGGCCAG GGAGATTCAGGACGAGGAGCTGAGCAGGTTCTGCTCCCGGGTGGTGAAGCTGCTGCAGAAGGATCCTGGGGCCGAGGCTGTCGATGCCCTCCGGAGGCTTTTTCTCATCGTCTCAGCCACAAAATATGGCAGGAA GCTAGAGAAGCCCTGCGTGGACCTGTTGCAGGCCACCATCTGCTCACCCGCGTGCCCTGAGCAGCTCCAGCTCCTCTGTGCCGCCATCTTGCGGGAGATGGCCCCATCCGAGGGCCTCAACCTGTCCTGTGACCACATTCAGAAGAGCCGCACACTGAGCCTGGCGGCCTCTGTGCTTCTGGCCCAG GGCGACAGGCAAGACGAGGTCCGCAGCGTGGGGCAGCGAGCCCTGCACCTCCTGGAGGCTCGGCAGACCGAGGGACCCGGTCCGCGGGCCCTCCTCCCCGTGGTGTCGAAAGTGGTCAGCCTTGCACCGGGCACCCTGCCCGAAG CCCAGGCCGACATGCTGCACAGGAGGCTGGTGGACTGGCTGCGCTACGCCAGCGTCCAGCAGGGGGTGGCACAGCCCTCCAGGGGCTTCTTCTCTGCTCCTCGAACAAGGCAG CCCGGGCCTGTCACCGAGGTAGACGGAGCGGTGGCCACCGACTTCTTCACAGTGCTCTCCACGGGCCAGCACTTCACAGAGGACCAGCGGCTGAACGTGCACGCCTTCTCCATGCTGCGCACCTGGCTGCTGTTCAGTGGCCCTGCCAGCAGAGATGCTAGCGATGCAG ATGACAGGTCAGAGCTGGAAGGCTCTACCCTGTCTGTGCTCTCGGCCACCAGCGCCACCGCCAGCCACCTGCTTCCCCCCCAGCAGCAGCTGCGGGCCGGGGCCTTCGAGTACTGCCAGCGCCTCCTGGAGCAGAGCACTCGGC GAGCCCTGCGGAAAGGGGACTCAGACCTGCAAAAGGCT TGCCTGGTGGAGGCCGTGCTGTTGCTGGACGTGTTGTGCAGGCAGGAGCCATCCTTCCTGTACCGTGCCCTGTCCTGCCTCAAGGCCCTGCTTGGGCGTCTGTGCGGGGACCCGGCCCAAGCCCGCACCTTGCTGCCCATAGCCCGCTTCCTGCTGAGCCACG GAGAGGCGGCCGCGGTGGACTCGGAGGCTGTCTGCCAGCACCTGTTCACCAGCGTCCTGGCTGATCTCTTCCCCAACCCCATGCTGGCCTTCGAGTTTGCCCAGTTCTGCAGGGACAGCCTTCACCTCTTCAACCCAGACCAGGGCACCTTCAAGCTCAGCTTCCCGAACCTCTTCAAG CTCCTGGCCTGGCACAGCCCGGCCCTCACCTCAGAGTTCGTGGTGTTGCTCCCGGCGCTGGTTGACGCCAGCACCGCCGTGGAGATGCTCCACACCCTGCTGGACCTACCATGTCTGACTGCCGCTCTGGGTCTGCAGCTCAG CAGGTCATCGCCAACAGCATCAGAGCGACCGCTCTGGGATGTCTCCCTCCGGCCCACCAGCTGCCTGGAGGGCTTCCGGGACCCTGAGTTCCAGGGTCTCTTCCAGTACCTGCTGCGCAGCAAGGCGGGGGGCGCCACAAAGAG GCTGGCTCCACTTCACCACCTGCTGCAGCCCATGGCTAGCTGTGCCCGTGTGGTCCAGTGCGCTCAGGCCGTGCCTACCCTTCTTCAGGTGTTCTTTGCCGCAGTGACCCAG GGAACACCTGCCACAATCCTGGCCCCCGCCTGCTCTGAGGATCAGACGAGATTCACCACAGAAGGGGCTACAGACCCCCAGCCCATGCCAG GTGGCCAGCGGGGACCTAAGCGCCCAGTTAGCACTGGTGCTTCTGGAGAGGAGCAACTCCCTGTTCCAGGTGCCGCAGTACGAGGCCCAGGTGCACAGGTGGGTCCTGTCTGCGCTCGGCGCCCGTCCCATCCATATACGCCTCCCCCTACGCACGCGTGGACACCTCAACAGGCACCCCACCATACACAGGCTTCCAGCTTCCTCCACGGGTCTCTGCAGCCCGTCTCCCGGGTGGAACCCCCAGTGTCACCCCATAAAGTCTGCTTCCCCCTCCAGGCTGCCCTTGAGACTCCAGATTGTGCCACCCCCACCGTCATCCCCAGGCTGCCTCCTGGGTCACTGCAGGACCTTCTCCATTCCCATTCCAGAATGTTCTGCCATCCTCTTCTCTCTCAAGCCTACCCCCCTTCAGCGCTAAGCTCAGGCTCTTTCTCCACAGAACCTTCCAGGACGTCCTATACTAGAGGCCGTTTGTTTGTTGAAGGCCTGATACACTTAGCTTGTCTCTGCCATTCTTGA
- the AP5Z1 gene encoding AP-5 complex subunit zeta-1 isoform X6 — protein sequence MAPSEGLNLSCDHIQKSRTLSLAASVLLAQGDRQDEVRSVGQRALHLLEARQTEGPGPRALLPVVSKVVSLAPGTLPEAQADMLHRRLVDWLRYASVQQGVAQPSRGFFSAPRTRQPGPVTEVDGAVATDFFTVLSTGQHFTEDQRLNVHAFSMLRTWLLFSGPASRDASDADDRSELEGSTLSVLSATSATASHLLPPQQQLRAGAFEYCQRLLEQSTRRALRKGDSDLQKACLVEAVLLLDVLCRQEPSFLYRALSCLKALLGRLCGDPAQARTLLPIARFLLSHGEAAAVDSEAVCQHLFTSVLADLFPNPMLAFEFAQFCRDSLHLFNPDQGTFKLSFPNLFKLLAWHSPALTSEFVVLLPALVDASTAVEMLHTLLDLPCLTAALGLQLSRSSPTASERPLWDVSLRPTSCLEGFRDPEFQGLFQYLLRSKAGGATKRLAPLHHLLQPMASCARVVQCAQAVPTLLQVFFAAVTQALASSLSSREHLPQSWPPPALRIRRDSPQKGLQTPSPCQVASGDLSAQLALVLLERSNSLFQVPQYEAQVHRVMSSQLLALCRLRPALVVELARDLLEFVGTVSGIRSRESMFTAVVWAIGEYLAVSYDRRCTVEQVNRFFEALEALLFEVTQSRRSATLPPYPPQVVTVLMTTLTKLASRSQDLIPRVSLLLSKLRALPQGPAMGSVPRDEDTDAIRMRATELTNLLKMPSVAQFVFTPGMEASTPRFHRDANTALPLALHTVSRLVDREAGLLPA from the exons ATGGCCCCATCCGAGGGCCTCAACCTGTCCTGTGACCACATTCAGAAGAGCCGCACACTGAGCCTGGCGGCCTCTGTGCTTCTGGCCCAG GGCGACAGGCAAGACGAGGTCCGCAGCGTGGGGCAGCGAGCCCTGCACCTCCTGGAGGCTCGGCAGACCGAGGGACCCGGTCCGCGGGCCCTCCTCCCCGTGGTGTCGAAAGTGGTCAGCCTTGCACCGGGCACCCTGCCCGAAG CCCAGGCCGACATGCTGCACAGGAGGCTGGTGGACTGGCTGCGCTACGCCAGCGTCCAGCAGGGGGTGGCACAGCCCTCCAGGGGCTTCTTCTCTGCTCCTCGAACAAGGCAG CCCGGGCCTGTCACCGAGGTAGACGGAGCGGTGGCCACCGACTTCTTCACAGTGCTCTCCACGGGCCAGCACTTCACAGAGGACCAGCGGCTGAACGTGCACGCCTTCTCCATGCTGCGCACCTGGCTGCTGTTCAGTGGCCCTGCCAGCAGAGATGCTAGCGATGCAG ATGACAGGTCAGAGCTGGAAGGCTCTACCCTGTCTGTGCTCTCGGCCACCAGCGCCACCGCCAGCCACCTGCTTCCCCCCCAGCAGCAGCTGCGGGCCGGGGCCTTCGAGTACTGCCAGCGCCTCCTGGAGCAGAGCACTCGGC GAGCCCTGCGGAAAGGGGACTCAGACCTGCAAAAGGCT TGCCTGGTGGAGGCCGTGCTGTTGCTGGACGTGTTGTGCAGGCAGGAGCCATCCTTCCTGTACCGTGCCCTGTCCTGCCTCAAGGCCCTGCTTGGGCGTCTGTGCGGGGACCCGGCCCAAGCCCGCACCTTGCTGCCCATAGCCCGCTTCCTGCTGAGCCACG GAGAGGCGGCCGCGGTGGACTCGGAGGCTGTCTGCCAGCACCTGTTCACCAGCGTCCTGGCTGATCTCTTCCCCAACCCCATGCTGGCCTTCGAGTTTGCCCAGTTCTGCAGGGACAGCCTTCACCTCTTCAACCCAGACCAGGGCACCTTCAAGCTCAGCTTCCCGAACCTCTTCAAG CTCCTGGCCTGGCACAGCCCGGCCCTCACCTCAGAGTTCGTGGTGTTGCTCCCGGCGCTGGTTGACGCCAGCACCGCCGTGGAGATGCTCCACACCCTGCTGGACCTACCATGTCTGACTGCCGCTCTGGGTCTGCAGCTCAG CAGGTCATCGCCAACAGCATCAGAGCGACCGCTCTGGGATGTCTCCCTCCGGCCCACCAGCTGCCTGGAGGGCTTCCGGGACCCTGAGTTCCAGGGTCTCTTCCAGTACCTGCTGCGCAGCAAGGCGGGGGGCGCCACAAAGAG GCTGGCTCCACTTCACCACCTGCTGCAGCCCATGGCTAGCTGTGCCCGTGTGGTCCAGTGCGCTCAGGCCGTGCCTACCCTTCTTCAGGTGTTCTTTGCCGCAGTGACCCAG GCTCTAGCATCCTCCCTCTCGAGTAGGGAACACCTGCCACAATCCTGGCCCCCGCCTGCTCTGAGGATCAGACGAGATTCACCACAGAAGGGGCTACAGACCCCCAGCCCATGCCAG GTGGCCAGCGGGGACCTAAGCGCCCAGTTAGCACTGGTGCTTCTGGAGAGGAGCAACTCCCTGTTCCAGGTGCCGCAGTACGAGGCCCAGGTGCACAG GGTGATGAGCTCGCAGCTCCTGGCGCTGTGCAGGCTGCGcccagccctggtggtggagctgGCCAGAGACCTGCTGGAGTTCGTGGGGACTGTGAGTGGCATCCGCAGCCGGGAGAGCATGTTCACAGCCGTG GTGTGGGCAATCGGCGAGTACCTGGCAGTGTCATATGACAGGCGCTGCACCGTGGAGCAGGTCAACAGGTTCTTTGAGGCCCTGGAGGCTCTTCTCTTTGAGGTCACCCAGTCCCGCCGCTCTGCCACCCTTCCCCCATATCCACCGCAAGTCGTCACCGTCCTCATGACCACACTGACCAAACTGGCATCTCGTAGCCAAGACTTGATCCCCAG GGTCTCTCTGCTCCTGTCCAAGCTGAGGGCCCTGCCCCAGGGTCCGGCCATGGGCTCTGTGCCCCGGGACGAGGACACAGATGCCATCCGCATGAGGGCCACAGAGCTGACCAACCTGCTCAAGATGCCCAGCGTGGCCCAGTTCGTGTTCACACCAGGCATGGAGGCCTCTACCCCACGTTTTCACCGTGATGCCAACACTGCCCTGCCCCTCGCCCTGCACACAGTCAGCCGGCTGGTGGACAGGGAGGCCGGCCTCCTGCCGGCGTGA
- the AP5Z1 gene encoding AP-5 complex subunit zeta-1 isoform X9 → MFTPAAESLLRQAREIQDEELSRFCSRVVKLLQKDPGAEAVDALRRLFLIVSATKYGRKLEKPCVDLLQATICSPACPEQLQLLCAAILREMAPSEGLNLSCDHIQKSRTLSLAASVLLAQGDRQDEVRSVGQRALHLLEARQTEGPGPRALLPVVSKVVSLAPGTLPEAQADMLHRRLVDWLRYASVQQGVAQPSRGFFSAPRTRQPGPVTEVDGAVATDFFTVLSTGQHFTEDQRLNVHAFSMLRTWLLFSGPASRDASDADDRSELEGSTLSVLSATSATASHLLPPQQQLRAGAFEYCQRLLEQSTRRALRKGDSDLQKACLVEAVLLLDVLCRQEPSFLYRALSCLKALLGRLCGDPAQARTLLPIARFLLSHGEAAAVDSEAVCQHLFTSVLADLFPNPMLAFEFAQFCRDSLHLFNPDQGTFKLSFPNLFKLLAWHSPALTSEFVVLLPALVDASTAVEMLHTLLDLPCLTAALGLQLSRSSPTASERPLWDVSLRPTSCLEGFRDPEFQGLFQYLLRSKAGGATKRLAPLHHLLQPMASCARVVQCAQAVPTLLQVFFAAVTQALASSLSSREHLPQSWPPPALRIRRDSPQKGLQTPSPCQVASGDLSAQLALVLLERSNSLFQVPQYEAQVHRTFQDVLY, encoded by the exons ATGTTCACGCCCGCGGCGGAGAGTCTGCTCCGCCAGGCCAG GGAGATTCAGGACGAGGAGCTGAGCAGGTTCTGCTCCCGGGTGGTGAAGCTGCTGCAGAAGGATCCTGGGGCCGAGGCTGTCGATGCCCTCCGGAGGCTTTTTCTCATCGTCTCAGCCACAAAATATGGCAGGAA GCTAGAGAAGCCCTGCGTGGACCTGTTGCAGGCCACCATCTGCTCACCCGCGTGCCCTGAGCAGCTCCAGCTCCTCTGTGCCGCCATCTTGCGGGAGATGGCCCCATCCGAGGGCCTCAACCTGTCCTGTGACCACATTCAGAAGAGCCGCACACTGAGCCTGGCGGCCTCTGTGCTTCTGGCCCAG GGCGACAGGCAAGACGAGGTCCGCAGCGTGGGGCAGCGAGCCCTGCACCTCCTGGAGGCTCGGCAGACCGAGGGACCCGGTCCGCGGGCCCTCCTCCCCGTGGTGTCGAAAGTGGTCAGCCTTGCACCGGGCACCCTGCCCGAAG CCCAGGCCGACATGCTGCACAGGAGGCTGGTGGACTGGCTGCGCTACGCCAGCGTCCAGCAGGGGGTGGCACAGCCCTCCAGGGGCTTCTTCTCTGCTCCTCGAACAAGGCAG CCCGGGCCTGTCACCGAGGTAGACGGAGCGGTGGCCACCGACTTCTTCACAGTGCTCTCCACGGGCCAGCACTTCACAGAGGACCAGCGGCTGAACGTGCACGCCTTCTCCATGCTGCGCACCTGGCTGCTGTTCAGTGGCCCTGCCAGCAGAGATGCTAGCGATGCAG ATGACAGGTCAGAGCTGGAAGGCTCTACCCTGTCTGTGCTCTCGGCCACCAGCGCCACCGCCAGCCACCTGCTTCCCCCCCAGCAGCAGCTGCGGGCCGGGGCCTTCGAGTACTGCCAGCGCCTCCTGGAGCAGAGCACTCGGC GAGCCCTGCGGAAAGGGGACTCAGACCTGCAAAAGGCT TGCCTGGTGGAGGCCGTGCTGTTGCTGGACGTGTTGTGCAGGCAGGAGCCATCCTTCCTGTACCGTGCCCTGTCCTGCCTCAAGGCCCTGCTTGGGCGTCTGTGCGGGGACCCGGCCCAAGCCCGCACCTTGCTGCCCATAGCCCGCTTCCTGCTGAGCCACG GAGAGGCGGCCGCGGTGGACTCGGAGGCTGTCTGCCAGCACCTGTTCACCAGCGTCCTGGCTGATCTCTTCCCCAACCCCATGCTGGCCTTCGAGTTTGCCCAGTTCTGCAGGGACAGCCTTCACCTCTTCAACCCAGACCAGGGCACCTTCAAGCTCAGCTTCCCGAACCTCTTCAAG CTCCTGGCCTGGCACAGCCCGGCCCTCACCTCAGAGTTCGTGGTGTTGCTCCCGGCGCTGGTTGACGCCAGCACCGCCGTGGAGATGCTCCACACCCTGCTGGACCTACCATGTCTGACTGCCGCTCTGGGTCTGCAGCTCAG CAGGTCATCGCCAACAGCATCAGAGCGACCGCTCTGGGATGTCTCCCTCCGGCCCACCAGCTGCCTGGAGGGCTTCCGGGACCCTGAGTTCCAGGGTCTCTTCCAGTACCTGCTGCGCAGCAAGGCGGGGGGCGCCACAAAGAG GCTGGCTCCACTTCACCACCTGCTGCAGCCCATGGCTAGCTGTGCCCGTGTGGTCCAGTGCGCTCAGGCCGTGCCTACCCTTCTTCAGGTGTTCTTTGCCGCAGTGACCCAG GCTCTAGCATCCTCCCTCTCGAGTAGGGAACACCTGCCACAATCCTGGCCCCCGCCTGCTCTGAGGATCAGACGAGATTCACCACAGAAGGGGCTACAGACCCCCAGCCCATGCCAG GTGGCCAGCGGGGACCTAAGCGCCCAGTTAGCACTGGTGCTTCTGGAGAGGAGCAACTCCCTGTTCCAGGTGCCGCAGTACGAGGCCCAGGTGCACAG AACCTTCCAGGACGTCCTATACTAG